One part of the Microtus ochrogaster isolate Prairie Vole_2 chromosome 18, MicOch1.0, whole genome shotgun sequence genome encodes these proteins:
- the Ptpn2 gene encoding tyrosine-protein phosphatase non-receptor type 2 isoform X9 — translation MVWQQKTKAVVMLNRTVEKESVKCAQYWPTDDREMLFKETGFSVKLLSEDVKSYYTVHLLQLENINSGETRTISHFHYTTWPDFGVPESPASFLNFLFKVRESGSLNPDHGPAVIHCSAGIGRSGTFSLVDTCLVLMEKGEDVNVKQVLLNMRKYRMGLIQTPDQLRFSYMAIIEGAKYTQGDSNIQKRWRELSKEDLSPVCDHSQNRTMTEKYNGKKIGSEEEKLTGLSSKMQDNVEENNESILRKRIREDRKATTAQKVQQMKQRLNETERKRKRWLYWQPILTRMGFVSVILVGALVGWTLFFQ, via the exons GTTAAATGTGCACAATACTGGCCAACAGATGACCGAGAGATGCTGTTTAAGGAAACAGGATTTAGTGTGAAACTCTTATCTGAAGATGTGAAGTCATATTATACAGTACATCTACTGCAGTTAGAAAATATCAAT AGTGGTGAAACCCGAACTATATCTCACTTTCATTATACCACCTGGCCAGATTTTGGAGTTCCTGAGTCACCGGCTTCATTCCTCAATTTCTTGTTTAAAGTTAGAGAATCTGGCTCCTTGAACCCAGACCATGGACCTGCAGTGATCCATTGTAGTGCAGGCATTGGGCGCTCTGGCACCTTCTCTCTTGTAGACACCTGCCTTGTTCTG ATGGAAAAAGGAGAGGATGTTAATGTGAAACAAGTATTACTGAATATGAGAAAGTATCGCATGGGACTTATCCAGACGCCAGACCAGCTCAGATTCTCCTATATGGCTATAATAGAAGGAGCAAAGTACACACAAGGAGATTCAAATATACAG AAACGGTGGAGAGAACTTTCTAAAGAAGATTTGTCTCCTGTTTGTGATCATTCGCAGAACAGAACAATGACTGAAAAGTACAATGGGAAGAAAATAGGTTCAGAAGAGGAAAAACTAACAGGACTTTCTTCTAAGATGCAAGATAATGTTGAAGAGAACAATGAGAG TATTCTACGGAAACGTATTCGAGAGGACAGAAAGGCTACTACAGCTCAGAAGGTGCAGCAGATGAAACAGAGGCTAAATGAAACTGaacgaaaaagaaaaaggtggttATATTGGCAACCTATTCTCACTAGGATGGGGTTTGTGTCAGTCATTTTGGTTGGTGCTTTGGTTGGATGGACACTGTTTTTTCAGTGA